The following proteins are co-located in the Malus sylvestris chromosome 13, drMalSylv7.2, whole genome shotgun sequence genome:
- the LOC126596630 gene encoding U-box domain-containing protein 43-like isoform X2: MALELIPIGTILAVLTNQVIKTANAAKDVLEKESFKVLSNHLLDIGLVLKELQRQELNDSQAARVALESLETDVKRANNLVDKYKNRARFYLLVKCRHIVKEVQDVTRDIGRSLAALSLANNDVLMGISDQVNRLQNEMQRVEIEASQSQLQVFDKLKQGLDDQTLGPGFANDMLAEIAMAVGVPLEPSEISKELADFRKEKEEAANRKERAEVFFLDQIIELLSRADAARDYEEVKKQYKQRVQAIERYDPSEEYIPPLKPFKCCIRKTVMAEPVSLCTGTTCERAAIIAWFESGERTDPETLEVLQDTSWRCNIPLRQSIEEWRELNYCLKIRSAKAKLLSGVETSMLEALSQMQDLMTENSINKDWIAIEGLTDIIISILGNSHNREVKRKILITLKDIVQGHARNKDTTGWNVCVCIKLSEQCSTILFLVYTLLKGTVRESAEIAEKILLNLFDIDEKNISCAAKSGWYKPLVDRIVQGPETSRLSMVRTLVKMELVDSNLKLLGEEGIIPPLLEMVSANIESKQLSLSALAELSGCRANKELIAASGGVNLVLKLAFTPHVPSIITVKCYEILEKFTSDTDGAKFFVDENGCQLELEPIVTSLTALQQNPYLAYNVRRPALCSLLGICKFDAGLIKKVVLTANAISLVLPLLDHSDSEIREIAINLLFLFSQHEPEGVVEYLLKPRRLEALVGFLENDDKGDAQMAAAGLLANLPKSERLLTNKLIELDGHTAIINILRTGTMKAKENALSALFRFTDPTNLESQRKLVEGGAYPLLVNFLRSSSVTARARAAALIGNLSTSTPKLTMVSKASGCWSCFKPSGAPLCSAHGGICSVTSTFCLLEAKALPDLVRLLSGEVYETAIEAIQTLSTLVLEASPQRGASVLHDADAIKPTLEILCWGTDSLQEDALSLLEKVFMSKEMVEVYGSAARLNLAGLTSRNIHEDGRHRRKATRVLSLLDRYSKSSTSIIPGMM, encoded by the exons ATGGCATTGGAACTTATACCTATTGGTACCATCTTGGCTGTGCTAACGAACCAGGTCATTAAAACAGCCAACGCTGCGAAAGATGTTCTCGAAAAGGAGAGTTTCAAGGTCCTTTCGAACCATTTGCTTGACATTGGATTGGTTTTGAAAGAACTACAGCGTCAAGAATTGAATGATTCACAAGCTGCAAGGGTTGCTTTGGAGTCCCTCGAAACAGATGTTAAAAGGGCTAATAATCTGGTTGACAAGTACAAAAACCGAGCACGTTTCTACTTGCTTGTCAAGTGCAGGCACATTGTCAAGGAGGTACAAGACGTTACCAGGGATATTGGAAGGTCTTTGGCTGCTCTCTCCCTTGCAAACAACGACGTCTTAATGGGGATATCTGATCAGGTGAATAGGTTACAGAATGAGATGCAAAGAGTGGAAATCGAGGCTTCACAGTCTCAGCTCCAAGTTTTCGACAAGCTAAAACAAGGTCTTGATGATCAGACCCTTGGCCCAGGTTTTGCAAACGACATGCTTGCAGAAATAGCAATGGCAGTTGGGGTGCCTTTAGAGCCCTCGGAGATAAGCAAGGAGCTTGCAGATTTCcgaaaggagaaagaagaagctgcCAACAGGAAAGAAAGAGCTGAAGTTTTCTTCTTAGATCAGATTATTGAGTTGCTCTCTCGAGCTGATGCTGCGAGGGATTATGAAGAAGTCAAGAAGCAATACAAGCAACGGGTGCAGGCCATAGAGAGGTATGATCCGAGTGAAGAATATATTCCACCACTTAAGCCTTTTAAATGCTGTATTAGGAAAACTGTGATGGCTGAACCAGTCAGTCTTTGCACTGGTACTACATGTGAGAGAGCCGCTATCATAGCTTGGTTTGAAAGTGGCGAGAGAACTGACCCAGAAACTCTTGAGGTTCTTCAAGATACTTCGTGGAGGTGTAACATCCCACTGAGACAATCAATAGAAGAGTGGAGAGAGCTAAATTATTGTCTCAAGATCCGATCTGCCAAGGCAAAGTTGTTATCAGGCGTTGAGACGTCAATGTTAGAGGCCTTAAGCCAAATGCAAGATCTTATGACAGAGAACTCTATTAACAAGGACTGGATCGCCATTGAAGGACTCACCGATATTATAATCTCCATCCTTGGAAATTCTCACAACAGAGAAGTGAAGAGGAAGATTTTGATCACCTTAAAGGATATTGTCCAAGGGCATGCAAGAAACAAG GACACAACTGGTTGGAATGTGTGTGTATGCATTAAACTCTCTGAACAATGCAGTACAATTCTTTTCCTTGTTTACACCCTTTTAAAGGGAACTGTGAGGGAGTCAGCTGAGATTGCAGAGAAAATCTTGCTCAATCTTTTCGACATAGATGAGAAAAACATTTCTTGTGCAGCTAAATCTGGCTGGTATAAGCCACTTGTTGATCGCATAGTTCAAG GGCCGGAAACTTCAAGGTTATCAATGGTGAGAACACTAGTTAAAATGGAATTGGTAGACTCAAATTTGAAGCTCCTTGGTGAGGAAGGGATTATACCTCCTTTGCTCGAAATGGTGTCTGCAAATATTGAATCAAAACAATTGTCCTTATCCGCCTTGGCTGAATTATCAGGTTGCAGAGCCAACAAAGAACTGATTGCTGCTTCTGGTGGGGTTAATCTTGTTCTAAAGCTAGCGTTCACTCCCCATGTACCCTCAATCATTACTGTTAAATGTTATGAAATCCTGGAGAAATTTACGTCTGACACGGATGGGGCTAAATTCTTTGTTGATGAAAATGGTTGTCAACTAGAGTTAGAGCCAATTGTCACCAGTTTGACTGCATTACAACAGAATCCCTACTTGGCCTACAATGTCCGGAGGCCTGCCTTGTGCTCACTTCTTGGAATCTGCAAGTTCGATGCAGGGCTGATAAAGAAGGTTGTTCTCACTGCCAATGCCATATCTCTAGTCCTTCCTCTACTTGATCACTCTGACTCAGAGATTCGGGAGATTGCCATAAATTTGCTCTTCCTCTTCTCGCAGCATGAGCCTGAGGGGGTCGTGGAATACCTTCTCAAGCCAAGAAGGCTGGAGGCTTTAGTGGGGTTCCTTGAGAATGATGACAAGGGTGATGCACAGATGGCTGCTGCTGGATTATTGGCAAATCTGCCAAAATCCGAAAGATTACTAACCAACAAGTTAATCGAACTGGATGGACATACTGCAATCATAAACATTTTAAGAACAGGGACTATGAAGGCAAAAGAAAATGCTCTAAGTGCTCTTTTCAGGTTTACGGATCCCACAAACCTGGAATCGCAGCGTAAGCTGGTTGAAGGAGGAGCATACCCTTTGCTCGTAAACTTTCTCAGGTCCAGCTCAGTGACTGCAAGGGCGAGGGCTGCAGCTCTGATTGGTAATCTTTCCACAAGCACTCCAAAGCTCACCATGGTCTCCAAAGCCTCTGGCTGCTGGTCATGTTTCAAGCCATCCGGCGCTCCACTATGCTCAGCACACGGTGGTATCTGCAGTGTGACTTCCACATTCTGTCTTTTGGAAGCGAAAGCTTTGCCTGACTTGGTAAGGCTCTTATCGGGAGAGGTCTATGAAACTGCCATCGAAGCAATTCAAACTCTTTCGACATTGGTTCTCGAAGCCTCTCCTCAAAGAGGAGCCAGTGTCTTGCATGACGCTGATGCCATAAAGCCGACGTTGGAGATATTGTGTTGGGGAACGGATTCTCTGCAAGAAGACGCATTGAGTCTTCTCGAAAAGGTTTTCATGTCGAAGGAAATGGTTGAGGTGTATGGTTCAGCAGCTAGATTAAATCTTGCTGGACTAACTAGCAGGAACATTCATGAGGATGGGCGCCATAGGAGGAAGGCTACCAGGGTTTTGTCACTCCTTGACCGTTATTCGAAATCATCAACTTCTATTATTCCGGGAATGATGTAA
- the LOC126596630 gene encoding U-box domain-containing protein 43-like isoform X1: MALELIPIGTILAVLTNQVIKTANAAKDVLEKESFKVLSNHLLDIGLVLKELQRQELNDSQAARVALESLETDVKRANNLVDKYKNRARFYLLVKCRHIVKEVQDVTRDIGRSLAALSLANNDVLMGISDQVNRLQNEMQRVEIEASQSQLQVFDKLKQGLDDQTLGPGFANDMLAEIAMAVGVPLEPSEISKELADFRKEKEEAANRKERAEVFFLDQIIELLSRADAARDYEEVKKQYKQRVQAIERYDPSEEYIPPLKPFKCCIRKTVMAEPVSLCTGTTCERAAIIAWFESGERTDPETLEVLQDTSWRCNIPLRQSIEEWRELNYCLKIRSAKAKLLSGVETSMLEALSQMQDLMTENSINKDWIAIEGLTDIIISILGNSHNREVKRKILITLKDIVQGHARNKEKVVDSQGWDHIIPCLGRDSSISKAAIELLYELSQDTTGWNVCVCIKLSEQCSTILFLVYTLLKGTVRESAEIAEKILLNLFDIDEKNISCAAKSGWYKPLVDRIVQGPETSRLSMVRTLVKMELVDSNLKLLGEEGIIPPLLEMVSANIESKQLSLSALAELSGCRANKELIAASGGVNLVLKLAFTPHVPSIITVKCYEILEKFTSDTDGAKFFVDENGCQLELEPIVTSLTALQQNPYLAYNVRRPALCSLLGICKFDAGLIKKVVLTANAISLVLPLLDHSDSEIREIAINLLFLFSQHEPEGVVEYLLKPRRLEALVGFLENDDKGDAQMAAAGLLANLPKSERLLTNKLIELDGHTAIINILRTGTMKAKENALSALFRFTDPTNLESQRKLVEGGAYPLLVNFLRSSSVTARARAAALIGNLSTSTPKLTMVSKASGCWSCFKPSGAPLCSAHGGICSVTSTFCLLEAKALPDLVRLLSGEVYETAIEAIQTLSTLVLEASPQRGASVLHDADAIKPTLEILCWGTDSLQEDALSLLEKVFMSKEMVEVYGSAARLNLAGLTSRNIHEDGRHRRKATRVLSLLDRYSKSSTSIIPGMM; encoded by the exons ATGGCATTGGAACTTATACCTATTGGTACCATCTTGGCTGTGCTAACGAACCAGGTCATTAAAACAGCCAACGCTGCGAAAGATGTTCTCGAAAAGGAGAGTTTCAAGGTCCTTTCGAACCATTTGCTTGACATTGGATTGGTTTTGAAAGAACTACAGCGTCAAGAATTGAATGATTCACAAGCTGCAAGGGTTGCTTTGGAGTCCCTCGAAACAGATGTTAAAAGGGCTAATAATCTGGTTGACAAGTACAAAAACCGAGCACGTTTCTACTTGCTTGTCAAGTGCAGGCACATTGTCAAGGAGGTACAAGACGTTACCAGGGATATTGGAAGGTCTTTGGCTGCTCTCTCCCTTGCAAACAACGACGTCTTAATGGGGATATCTGATCAGGTGAATAGGTTACAGAATGAGATGCAAAGAGTGGAAATCGAGGCTTCACAGTCTCAGCTCCAAGTTTTCGACAAGCTAAAACAAGGTCTTGATGATCAGACCCTTGGCCCAGGTTTTGCAAACGACATGCTTGCAGAAATAGCAATGGCAGTTGGGGTGCCTTTAGAGCCCTCGGAGATAAGCAAGGAGCTTGCAGATTTCcgaaaggagaaagaagaagctgcCAACAGGAAAGAAAGAGCTGAAGTTTTCTTCTTAGATCAGATTATTGAGTTGCTCTCTCGAGCTGATGCTGCGAGGGATTATGAAGAAGTCAAGAAGCAATACAAGCAACGGGTGCAGGCCATAGAGAGGTATGATCCGAGTGAAGAATATATTCCACCACTTAAGCCTTTTAAATGCTGTATTAGGAAAACTGTGATGGCTGAACCAGTCAGTCTTTGCACTGGTACTACATGTGAGAGAGCCGCTATCATAGCTTGGTTTGAAAGTGGCGAGAGAACTGACCCAGAAACTCTTGAGGTTCTTCAAGATACTTCGTGGAGGTGTAACATCCCACTGAGACAATCAATAGAAGAGTGGAGAGAGCTAAATTATTGTCTCAAGATCCGATCTGCCAAGGCAAAGTTGTTATCAGGCGTTGAGACGTCAATGTTAGAGGCCTTAAGCCAAATGCAAGATCTTATGACAGAGAACTCTATTAACAAGGACTGGATCGCCATTGAAGGACTCACCGATATTATAATCTCCATCCTTGGAAATTCTCACAACAGAGAAGTGAAGAGGAAGATTTTGATCACCTTAAAGGATATTGTCCAAGGGCATGCAAGAAACAAG GAGAAAGTGGTTGACTCCCAGGGGTGGGATCACATCATTCCCTGCTTAGGCCGCGACTCAAGCATCTCAAAGGCTGCAATTGAGTTGCTATATGAATTGTCGCAGGACACAACTGGTTGGAATGTGTGTGTATGCATTAAACTCTCTGAACAATGCAGTACAATTCTTTTCCTTGTTTACACCCTTTTAAAGGGAACTGTGAGGGAGTCAGCTGAGATTGCAGAGAAAATCTTGCTCAATCTTTTCGACATAGATGAGAAAAACATTTCTTGTGCAGCTAAATCTGGCTGGTATAAGCCACTTGTTGATCGCATAGTTCAAG GGCCGGAAACTTCAAGGTTATCAATGGTGAGAACACTAGTTAAAATGGAATTGGTAGACTCAAATTTGAAGCTCCTTGGTGAGGAAGGGATTATACCTCCTTTGCTCGAAATGGTGTCTGCAAATATTGAATCAAAACAATTGTCCTTATCCGCCTTGGCTGAATTATCAGGTTGCAGAGCCAACAAAGAACTGATTGCTGCTTCTGGTGGGGTTAATCTTGTTCTAAAGCTAGCGTTCACTCCCCATGTACCCTCAATCATTACTGTTAAATGTTATGAAATCCTGGAGAAATTTACGTCTGACACGGATGGGGCTAAATTCTTTGTTGATGAAAATGGTTGTCAACTAGAGTTAGAGCCAATTGTCACCAGTTTGACTGCATTACAACAGAATCCCTACTTGGCCTACAATGTCCGGAGGCCTGCCTTGTGCTCACTTCTTGGAATCTGCAAGTTCGATGCAGGGCTGATAAAGAAGGTTGTTCTCACTGCCAATGCCATATCTCTAGTCCTTCCTCTACTTGATCACTCTGACTCAGAGATTCGGGAGATTGCCATAAATTTGCTCTTCCTCTTCTCGCAGCATGAGCCTGAGGGGGTCGTGGAATACCTTCTCAAGCCAAGAAGGCTGGAGGCTTTAGTGGGGTTCCTTGAGAATGATGACAAGGGTGATGCACAGATGGCTGCTGCTGGATTATTGGCAAATCTGCCAAAATCCGAAAGATTACTAACCAACAAGTTAATCGAACTGGATGGACATACTGCAATCATAAACATTTTAAGAACAGGGACTATGAAGGCAAAAGAAAATGCTCTAAGTGCTCTTTTCAGGTTTACGGATCCCACAAACCTGGAATCGCAGCGTAAGCTGGTTGAAGGAGGAGCATACCCTTTGCTCGTAAACTTTCTCAGGTCCAGCTCAGTGACTGCAAGGGCGAGGGCTGCAGCTCTGATTGGTAATCTTTCCACAAGCACTCCAAAGCTCACCATGGTCTCCAAAGCCTCTGGCTGCTGGTCATGTTTCAAGCCATCCGGCGCTCCACTATGCTCAGCACACGGTGGTATCTGCAGTGTGACTTCCACATTCTGTCTTTTGGAAGCGAAAGCTTTGCCTGACTTGGTAAGGCTCTTATCGGGAGAGGTCTATGAAACTGCCATCGAAGCAATTCAAACTCTTTCGACATTGGTTCTCGAAGCCTCTCCTCAAAGAGGAGCCAGTGTCTTGCATGACGCTGATGCCATAAAGCCGACGTTGGAGATATTGTGTTGGGGAACGGATTCTCTGCAAGAAGACGCATTGAGTCTTCTCGAAAAGGTTTTCATGTCGAAGGAAATGGTTGAGGTGTATGGTTCAGCAGCTAGATTAAATCTTGCTGGACTAACTAGCAGGAACATTCATGAGGATGGGCGCCATAGGAGGAAGGCTACCAGGGTTTTGTCACTCCTTGACCGTTATTCGAAATCATCAACTTCTATTATTCCGGGAATGATGTAA
- the LOC126597702 gene encoding uncharacterized protein LOC126597702 — MSNVGTAKGILEMGKFGLYVSIPIVLMYTFANNSKNLQRFMGNHSYVVYPPEAPRPPSPEEMREMARELARNKAGR, encoded by the exons ATGTCGAATGTGGGAACCGCGAAGGGAATTCTGGAGATGGGTAAATTTGGCCTGTACGTCTCCATCCCCATCGTTCTTATGTACACCTTCGCCAATAACTCCAAGAATCTCCAGAGATTCATGGGCaat CATTCGTATGTAGTATATCCACCAGAGGCACCGAGACCTCCATCACCGGAGGAAATGAGGGAGATGGCACGAGAGCTAGCTCGGAACAAGGCTGGGCGTTGA
- the LOC126597744 gene encoding CBL-interacting serine/threonine-protein kinase 4-like, with product MGPGVPPTLSPTSAAAAATPTSTRTTLLGKYQLGRLLGRGSFAKVYKAQSLVDNTAVAVKIIDKSQTDATMEPRILREISAMRRLQQHPNVLKIHEVLATKSKIYLVVELATGGELFAKLSRHGKLPESLARRYFQQLVSALHFCHQNGVAHRDMKPQNLLLDKNGNLKVSDFGLSALPDQLKNGLLHTACGTPSYTAPEVVYRHGYDGSKADAWSCGVILFVLLAGRLPFDDSNLIAMYKKVQRREYEIPGWISKPAGKIIYQLLDPNPNTRLGTEALMEKPWFKRSIDLRLSKEPAAEVKKCDVVPCGINAFDIISMSSGLNLSGLFEAETGRERRFIAEAGADTVVEKVGEVGKRLGYRVEKGKSGVSVGVGKGAMMRVVMAVEVMEIAPSLVVGEVKMAEGGGGGVVEFEREVRLWEELGTGLENLVF from the coding sequence ATGGGCCCTGGGGTCCCACCAACCCTATCACCCACCTCCGCAGCCGCCGCCGCCACCCCCACCTCCACCCGCACCACCCTCCTAGGCAAATACCAACTGGGCAGGCTGTTGGGCCGAGGCAGCTTCGCCAAGGTCTACAAAGCTCAATCCCTCGTCGACAACACCGCTGTCGCCGTCAAAATCATCGACAAGTCCCAAACGGACGCCACCATGGAGCCCCGCATCCTCCGAGAAATCTCCGCCATGCGTCGCCTCCAGCAACACCCCAACGTCCTCAAAATCCACGAAGTCCTAGCCACCAAGTCCAAAATCTACCTCGTCGTTGAGCTCGCCACGGGCGGCGAGTTGTTCGCCAAACTCTCGCGCCACGGTAAATTGCCGGAGTCCCTTGCCCGCCGCTACTTCCAGCAGCTCGTCTCGGCGTTGCACTTCTGCCACCAAAACGGCGTCGCTCACCGCGATATGAAGCCCCAGAATCTTTTGCTCGACAAGAACGGCAACTTGAAAGTCTCCGATTTCGGTCTCTCCGCCTTACCCGATCAGCTCAAAAATGGGCTGCTCCACACCGCTTGTGGGACCCCCTCGTACACGGCACCCGAGGTGGTTTACCGGCACGGCTACGACGGCTCAAAAGCCGATGCGTGGTCGTGCGGCGTCATCCTCTTCGTCCTGCTCGCCGGGCGCCTGCCGTTCGACGACAGCAATTTGATCGCCATGTATAAGAAGGTTCAGAGGCGGGAGTACGAAATTCCGGGTTGGATTTCGAAGCCGGCGGGtaagatcatataccagctgctcGACCCGAACCCGAACACGAGGTTGGGGACTGAGGCGTTGATGGAGAAGCCGTGGTTTAAAAGATCGATTGATTTAAGGCTTTCCAAGGAGCCGGCTGCGGAGGTAAAGAAATGCGACGTCGTTCCGTGCGGGATTAATGCGTTTGATATAATATCGATGTCATCGGGGTTGAATCTCTCCGGGCTTTTCGAGGCGGAGACAGGGAGGGAGAGGCGGTTCATAGCGGAGGCGGGGGCGGATACGGTGGTGGAGAAGGTGGGGGAGGTTGGGAAGAGGCTGGGGTACAGAGTGGAGAAAGGGAAGAGCGGTGTGAGTGTTGGGGTGGGGAAAGGGGCTATGATGAGGGTGGTAATGGCGGTTGAGGTAATGGAGATTGCGCCAAGTTTGGTGGTTGGGGAAGTGAAGATGGCGGAAGGAGGCGGCGGCGGCGTGGTTGAGTTTGAGCGGGAGGTTAGGCTTTGGGAAGAGTTGGGAACTGGGTTGGAAAACCTTGTCTTTTGA
- the LOC126597707 gene encoding pentatricopeptide repeat-containing protein At3g23020 — MFLKLHLDTSCFPILGSIKTSPNAGRSPLDKLELISNDRKQRVVQSPNGGGGLKKKLGEVHRPTNGRCGNGVVVHEVELKKPSFVKNPGGEKRKNVKGSGRFAKSGDVGGGLRVGDGNGVVKKVHSRCSTKCVSYGGCIPAILKALDEVEDLDEALRPWEDRLTNKERSIILKEQLCWKRAWEIFEWFKRKDCYEVNVIHYNIVLRILGKARKWSRVESLWDEMKVNGIAPINSTYGTLIDVYSKGGLKEEALVWLDKMSEQGMKPDEVTMGIVVQLYKKAREFRNAEDFFNKWSLSVSLRQEQEGTSTTSASGLQSSLHSHISLSSHTYNTLIDTYGKDGQLKEASEIFAMMLREGIAPTTVTFNTMIHICGNHGRLEEVASLLQKMEELRCPPDTRTYNILISLHAKHDNIDMATNYFTKMKEAHLEPDPVSYRILLYAYSIRHMVSKAEVLISEMDEKGLEIDEFTQTALTRMYIDARMLEKSWFWFMRFHLSGNLSSECFSANIDAYGERGHILEAEKVFICCLEAKKLSVLEFNVMIKAYGVGKQYGKACQLFDSMESHGVVPDKCSYSSLIQILASADMPHTAKPYLRKMQEAGLVNHCLPYCAVISSFAKLGELEMAEELYKEMVRFNVQPDVIIFGVLINAFADIGSVNEALSYADAMKKAGLPGNTVIYNSLIKLYTKVGFLNEAEETYRLLQSSEDGHAIYASNCMIDLYSERCMVEPAEKLFDSLKSKGAANEFTYAMMLCMYKKLGRFEEAIQIAMQMRELRLLTDLLSYNNVLGLYAMYGRFKEVVATFKEMIKASVQPDDHTFKSLGIVLVKSGISKQAVGNLEVSVKKDAQRGLRAWISALSSVVRLNESNYL; from the coding sequence ATGTTTCTGAAGCTGCACTTGGACACCAGTTGCTTCCCAATTCTGGGTTCCATAAAAACGTCCCCCAACGCAGGACGCTCTCCACTGGACAAACTCGAACTCATAAGCAACGATAGGAAACAGAGAGTGGTTCAGAGTCCCAATGGAGGAGGAGGGCTGAAGAAGAAGTTGGGTGAAGTTCATCGACCCACAAATGGCAGGTGTGGAAATGGCGTCGTTGTTCATGAGGTCGAGCTGAAAAAACCCAGTTTTGTGAAGAACCCAGGTGGGGAGAAGAGGAAAAACGTCAAGGGTAGTGGCCGTTTTGCGAAAAGTGGAGATGTTGGTGGTGGGTTGAGGGTGGGGGATGGGAATGGAGTGGTGAAGAAAGTGCACTCCAGGTGTTCGACCAAATGCGTCAGTTACGGAGGTTGCATTCCTGCAATTTTGAAGGCTTTGGATGAAGTTGAGGATTTGGATGAGGCTCTGAGGCCGTGGGAAGATAGGCTTACTAACAAGGAAAGGAGTATAATTTTGAAGGAGCAGCTGTGTTGGAAAAGGGCTTGGGAGATTTTTGAGTGGTTTAAGAGAAAGGATTGTTATGAGGTGAATGTGATTCACTATAATATAGTGCTTAGAATTCTTGGGAAGGCGAGGAAGTGGAGCCGTGTCGAGAGCCTTTGGGATGAGATGAAGGTTAACGGAATAGCACCGATAAATTCAACTTATGGAACTTTGATTGATGTTTACAGTAAAGGCGGGCTTAAAGAAGAAGCACTTGTTTGGCTGGACAAGATGAGCGAACAAGGAATGAAACCGGATGAGGTTACCATGGGGATTGTCGTTCAATTGTATAAGAAAGCGAGAGAGTTTCGAAACGCTGAGGATTTTTTCAACAAATGGTCGTTGAGCGTATCTTTGAGACAAGAACAAGAGGGCACTTCTACAACAAGTGCTTCTGGATTGCAAAGTTCTTTGCATTCTCACATTTCTTTGAGCTCGCATACATACAATACATTGATTGACACATATGGAAAGGATGGCCAACTTAAAGAAGCATCTGAAATATTTGCAATGATGCTTAGGGAAGGGATTGCTCCAACTACAGTTACTTTCAATACAATGATTCACATTTGTGGTAACCATGGCCGGCTGGAAGAAGTTGCTTCCCTATTGCAGAAGATGGAAGAGCTTCGATGTCCACCCGATACAAGAACATATAATATTCTAATTTCCCTCCATGCAAAGCATGACAATATAGACATGGCGACAAACTACTTCACAAAGATGAAGGAGGCTCACCTTGAGCCAGACCCTGTCAGTTACCGCATCCTTTTGTATGCGTACTCAATAAGGCACATGGTTAGCAAAGCTGAAGTCCTCATATCAGAGATGGATGAAAAGGGTCTCGAGATTGATGAGTTCACTCAGACAGCTCTGACAAGGATGTACATAGATGCCAGGATGCTTGAAAAGTCATGGTTTTGGTTCATGAGATTTCATCTTTCAGGGAATTTGAGTTCTGAGTGCTTTTCTGCCAACATTGATGCATATGGAGAGCGTGGCCATATTTTGGAAGCTGAGAAAGTTTTCATTTGCTGCCTAGAAGCAAAGAAATTGAGTGTCCTTGAGTTTAACGTGATGATTAAAGCTTATGGGGTGGGGAAACAGTATGGTAAAGCATGTCAGCTGTTTGATAGCATGGAGAGTCATGGCGTAGTTCCGGACAAATGTAGCTATAGCTCTCTGATACAAATTTTGGCTAGTGCTGATATGCCACATACAGCAAAACCCTATCTCAGGAAGATGCAGGAGGCAGGATTGGTAAATCATTGCCTCCCGTATTGTGCTGTGATATCAAGCTTTGCAAAGTTAGGAGAACTGGAAATGGCAGAGGAACTATACAAAGAGATGGTCAGATTCAATGTTCAGCCGGATGTTATTATCTTTGGGGTGTTGATAAATGCTTTTGCTGATATCGGAAGTGTTAATGAAGCTCTGAGTTATGCTGATGCAATGAAAAAGGCAGGTTTGCCTGGGAACACGGTGATTTACAACTCCTTGATCAAGCTCTATACTAAAGTTGGATTTTTGAATGAAGCAGAAGAAACATACagacttcttcaatcttcaGAGGATGGTCATGCTATTTATGCTTCAAATTGTATGATTGACCTTTATAGCGAGCGATGTATGGTTGAGCCAGCAGAAAAACTCTTTGATAGCTTGAAGAGCAAGGGAGCTGCAAATGAGTTTACATACGCAATGATGTTGTGCATGTATAAGAAACTGGGGAGGTTTGAGGAGGCCATTCAGATTGCAATGCAGATGAGAGAACTGCGACTTTTAACTGATTTGCTCAGTTATAATAATGTGCTTGGGCTGTATGCGATGTATGGAAGATTCAAAGAGGTAGTGGCAACTTTCAAGGAAATGATAAAAGCTTCCGTTCAACCTGATGATCATACATtcaaatcacttggaattgttTTGGTGAAATCTGGGATTTCAAAACAGGCTGTCGGCAATCTGGAAGTATCAGTGAAGAAGGATGCTCAGCGTGGGTTGCGAGCGTGGATTTCAGCACTCTCATCTGTTGTGAGATTAAATGAAAGTAATTATCTGTAG